One candidate division KSB1 bacterium genomic region harbors:
- a CDS encoding YIP1 family protein, translating to MDDQTTTSAAETEKGFIQRWIDIYFSPQAAYESIDRKPDWIVPLLVVAIIAAIAAFVLFPVIVQTQIDQLVDKQGMSYEDAQQQVQQTEVFIKYLGPIGAIISTFVMAFIVAGIFFLVNNHLLGGDSTYKKVLAVYSYTTLGIQTVGTIIAVPVMLAKNSFDVPFSPAAFLSSDMKEDFIYKFLAKFDLFTIWMVVLLIIGFGVIYKFTQGKAATAVVGLWVIWIFVSIALSSVFGGMFGS from the coding sequence ATGGACGATCAGACTACAACATCCGCTGCAGAAACTGAAAAGGGATTCATCCAGAGATGGATTGATATTTATTTTTCGCCGCAAGCTGCTTACGAAAGCATTGATCGAAAACCGGATTGGATCGTACCACTATTAGTTGTTGCCATTATTGCTGCCATTGCAGCTTTTGTATTATTTCCTGTTATTGTACAAACTCAAATAGATCAATTAGTGGATAAGCAAGGTATGTCTTATGAAGATGCCCAGCAACAAGTCCAACAAACCGAAGTGTTTATAAAATATCTTGGCCCGATTGGGGCGATTATATCCACGTTTGTAATGGCATTTATTGTAGCCGGGATATTTTTCCTTGTCAATAACCATCTACTTGGTGGTGACAGCACGTACAAAAAAGTACTCGCCGTATATAGCTATACAACCTTGGGTATACAAACTGTAGGAACCATAATTGCCGTCCCGGTTATGCTGGCAAAAAATTCCTTTGACGTACCATTCAGCCCCGCGGCATTTTTATCCTCGGATATGAAAGAAGATTTTATTTATAAATTCTTAGCAAAATTTGATCTATTTACGATCTGGATGGTAGTATTGTTAATAATCGGATTTGGGGTAATTTATAAATTTACCCAAGGAAAAGCTGCTACGGCAGTTGTTGGATTGTGGGTAATTTGGATATTTGTTTCAATAGCGTTAAGTAGTGTATTCGGGGGTATGTTTGGCAGTTAA
- a CDS encoding HD domain-containing protein gives MLAQCVKYFPNILNEIGQIADNHGFSVYVVGGFIRDLLLSDDPYSDVRMDLDFTIVGDALEFTKLLQKEYNAKNVVVFERFGTTMLELNGYKLEFVTAREESYLENSRKPMVKKADLKSDLARRDFTINTLAVGLNNNNWGKMYDPFNGMSDLDQKIIRTPLEPSITFKDDPLRILRAIRFATLLNFEIDLGTERSITKMASRLEIVSKERITDEFFKILSAPKPSTGLLLMDKLDVLAHVLPELIDMKGVEQRKGFHHKDVFYHTLIVVDNIAKVSDKLNLRLAALFHDVAKPQTKRFDEKVGWTFHGHDEIGARMMEGISKRMRISNDVKEFVQKLIRLHLRPIFLVSEDVTDSAIRRFIVQAGEELDDLLKLCRADITSGNPKRVKEHLKNFDYVMSRVGEVMEKDQLRGFQSPVRGEKIMEVCGISPSPLVGKFKKAIEDAILDGKIPNEYDAALSYLEELKVELLHPGSLENSNR, from the coding sequence ATGTTAGCCCAGTGCGTAAAATATTTCCCAAATATTCTAAATGAGATCGGACAGATCGCGGACAATCATGGTTTTTCAGTCTATGTTGTAGGCGGTTTCATACGTGATTTACTCCTTTCTGATGATCCATACAGTGATGTGCGAATGGATCTGGATTTTACAATAGTTGGCGATGCATTGGAATTTACCAAATTGCTGCAAAAGGAATACAACGCCAAAAACGTAGTTGTTTTTGAACGGTTCGGAACGACCATGCTCGAGCTGAATGGATACAAACTGGAGTTTGTCACCGCAAGGGAAGAGAGTTACCTGGAAAATTCACGCAAGCCTATGGTAAAAAAAGCGGACCTTAAATCCGACCTTGCCCGCCGTGATTTCACCATAAATACGCTCGCCGTTGGACTCAACAACAATAATTGGGGAAAGATGTATGATCCATTTAACGGGATGAGCGATTTGGATCAAAAAATCATACGAACTCCACTGGAACCGAGCATAACCTTCAAAGATGACCCTTTGCGAATCCTGCGCGCTATCCGTTTTGCAACCCTGTTGAATTTTGAGATCGACTTAGGGACTGAAAGATCAATTACAAAAATGGCGTCGCGTTTGGAGATTGTCTCCAAGGAACGAATTACGGATGAATTCTTCAAAATTCTTTCAGCACCAAAGCCTTCAACCGGGCTTTTATTGATGGATAAATTAGATGTATTGGCCCATGTACTGCCGGAATTGATTGATATGAAAGGCGTTGAGCAAAGAAAAGGATTTCATCACAAGGATGTTTTTTACCATACCCTGATCGTTGTTGACAACATTGCAAAGGTTTCGGATAAATTGAATCTTCGGCTTGCTGCCCTTTTCCATGATGTGGCAAAACCCCAAACCAAAAGATTTGATGAGAAGGTTGGCTGGACTTTCCATGGCCACGATGAAATTGGCGCAAGAATGATGGAAGGGATCTCTAAGCGCATGCGAATCTCTAATGATGTAAAGGAGTTTGTACAGAAGCTGATTCGCCTACATCTCCGGCCAATTTTTTTGGTTTCCGAGGATGTAACGGATTCTGCAATTCGCCGGTTTATCGTACAGGCCGGTGAGGAATTGGATGATTTGTTAAAACTGTGCCGGGCGGATATCACTTCCGGCAATCCCAAACGGGTTAAAGAACATTTGAAAAATTTTGATTATGTGATGAGCCGGGTCGGTGAAGTTATGGAGAAAGACCAACTCAGGGGATTTCAGTCTCCTGTCCGTGGAGAAAAAATCATGGAAGTCTGCGGAATCTCTCCAAGTCCACTTGTTGGTAAGTTTAAGAAAGCCATTGAGGACGCCATACTCGATGGGAAAATCCCCAACGAGTACGATGCGGCGCTGAGCTATTTGGAGGAACTAAAGGTGGAATTATTACACCCGGGCTCTCTGGAAAATTCAAATAGATAA
- a CDS encoding DUF2845 domain-containing protein — MKKSFTISFFLLIFSPNLLLGQKEGPVSKIENPHEFFGDERQDWIGKVIFYLRCNHVKVKNPYFDWYYNPYNFDRPKPKREDLLYKYGKIEEVWHGQILITKPNRSPYWRLGYFWKVRLLHNMREVYYWDDNESKVVNFGFVDDFDNAKNEVGRTFWSKKWDALYNFEDNGTIPLKNIQPVRLDSVAWDEYGFFPIRFIFSTRAKRQGYLLYKNFDEFTKDWYLSDPRRKFPYWRIRDWKLIEDRQLRKGMNEDMVLISWGEPVKKEIQGKKDNVDTEIWTYKGVKDRTYFLHFRNNRLKTVRWEDEDQ, encoded by the coding sequence ATGAAAAAGAGTTTCACAATCTCATTCTTTTTGTTGATCTTCAGCCCCAATTTACTATTGGGGCAAAAAGAAGGTCCTGTCTCAAAAATTGAAAATCCTCACGAGTTTTTTGGTGATGAAAGGCAGGATTGGATCGGAAAAGTCATTTTCTATCTTCGTTGCAATCATGTTAAGGTGAAAAATCCTTATTTCGACTGGTACTACAATCCATATAATTTTGATCGACCCAAACCAAAACGGGAAGATTTGTTGTACAAATACGGAAAGATTGAGGAGGTTTGGCATGGCCAAATTTTGATTACAAAACCCAACAGAAGCCCTTATTGGCGCCTGGGTTATTTTTGGAAAGTAAGATTGCTTCATAATATGCGGGAAGTTTATTATTGGGACGATAATGAATCCAAGGTAGTTAATTTCGGATTTGTAGATGATTTTGACAATGCCAAAAATGAAGTTGGCAGGACATTTTGGAGCAAAAAATGGGATGCTCTGTATAATTTTGAAGACAATGGAACCATTCCTTTAAAGAATATACAACCGGTTCGTCTAGATTCGGTCGCATGGGATGAATATGGGTTTTTCCCAATCAGGTTTATTTTTTCGACCAGGGCAAAACGGCAAGGTTATCTTTTGTATAAAAATTTTGATGAATTTACCAAAGATTGGTACTTAAGCGATCCGAGAAGGAAATTTCCATATTGGCGAATACGTGATTGGAAGTTGATCGAAGATCGTCAATTACGGAAAGGGATGAATGAAGATATGGTGTTGATTAGTTGGGGTGAACCGGTAAAAAAAGAAATCCAGGGTAAAAAGGACAATGTTGACACTGAAATTTGGACTTACAAAGGGGTTAAAGATCGAACTTACTTTCTCCATTTTCGCAATAACCGGCTAAAAACTGTACGATGGGAGGATGAGGATCAATGA
- a CDS encoding PQQ-binding-like beta-propeller repeat protein, which produces MKTITKFLLYLLFIFVFYSQAISSDKPGEKWSRFRGPNGSGVVTAVGLPLEFGPDKNMIWKTELPKGHSSPILSEKYIFLTAFSGDTLFTFCLDRKDGKILWRKQSPRDRQDKIDARNNPASPSPVVDEENVYVFFADYGLISYDFTGNERWRYPLSPFNNIYGMGASPILADNKVILNCDQSTNSFLLALDKNSGKVIWNIKRPEAKSGHSTPILYYPKNGKAELIVPGSFFLTSYAIDSGSKNWWVSGLSFEMKSTPVMSDDIIFVNGYGSPMNQPDKIVTVPHYQEVWKEQDKDGNGLLSKEELPEGKIQAWFSFMDLNHDKNMSPDEWEYYKAALGSKNGMLGIRLGGHGDMTETNLLWQYHKSVPQLPSPLIYKNILYMVNDGGIVTSFNPSNGEVIKQVRLLGAVDAYYSSPVAADDKIFMIARSGKVSVLKPDGSLEIMAVNDLGDKCYATPAISNNRIYIRTVGALYCFGKL; this is translated from the coding sequence ATGAAAACAATTACAAAATTCTTATTGTACCTGCTATTCATTTTCGTATTCTATTCTCAGGCCATATCTTCGGATAAGCCTGGAGAAAAGTGGTCTCGTTTCCGCGGACCCAATGGTTCCGGAGTGGTAACAGCCGTTGGCCTTCCGCTGGAATTCGGTCCGGATAAAAACATGATCTGGAAGACCGAGCTGCCCAAAGGCCACTCATCGCCAATCCTTTCTGAAAAATATATTTTCCTCACAGCTTTCTCCGGAGATACCCTTTTCACCTTTTGTCTTGATCGCAAGGATGGAAAAATCCTGTGGCGAAAGCAGTCCCCAAGAGATCGCCAGGATAAGATCGATGCTCGTAATAACCCGGCATCTCCCAGCCCGGTGGTAGATGAGGAAAATGTCTATGTTTTTTTCGCCGATTACGGACTCATCTCTTACGATTTCACCGGCAATGAACGTTGGCGCTATCCCTTAAGTCCTTTCAATAATATTTACGGAATGGGGGCTTCCCCGATTCTTGCGGATAACAAAGTTATTTTAAACTGCGATCAAAGCACGAATTCCTTTCTGCTGGCTTTGGATAAAAACAGCGGTAAAGTTATTTGGAATATTAAACGGCCGGAAGCAAAAAGTGGGCACTCGACTCCTATCCTGTATTATCCAAAAAATGGAAAAGCAGAGCTAATCGTGCCGGGATCTTTTTTTCTGACTTCTTACGCGATCGATTCCGGCAGCAAAAACTGGTGGGTAAGCGGCCTCTCCTTCGAAATGAAATCAACTCCAGTAATGAGTGATGATATCATTTTTGTAAATGGCTATGGGTCGCCTATGAACCAACCGGATAAAATTGTTACAGTTCCGCATTACCAGGAAGTATGGAAAGAGCAGGATAAGGACGGCAATGGCTTATTATCCAAAGAGGAACTGCCGGAGGGTAAAATCCAAGCCTGGTTTTCGTTTATGGATTTGAATCATGACAAAAACATGAGTCCGGATGAATGGGAATATTATAAGGCTGCTTTGGGGTCCAAGAACGGCATGTTAGGAATCCGGCTTGGTGGCCATGGTGATATGACCGAAACCAATCTTTTGTGGCAATATCATAAATCGGTACCTCAATTACCGTCACCGCTGATATATAAAAATATCCTTTACATGGTCAATGATGGCGGTATTGTAACTTCATTCAATCCATCTAATGGTGAGGTTATCAAGCAGGTCCGGCTGCTAGGTGCGGTAGATGCGTATTACTCATCGCCAGTGGCTGCAGATGATAAAATTTTTATGATCGCCCGATCCGGTAAAGTTTCTGTCCTCAAACCAGATGGCAGCCTGGAAATCATGGCAGTAAATGATCTTGGTGACAAATGTTATGCAACCCCGGCCATTTCCAACAACCGGATTTATATTCGAACAGTAGGTGCATTGTATTGCTTTGGAAAATTATAG